The following are encoded in a window of Pseudomonadota bacterium genomic DNA:
- a CDS encoding C1 family peptidase: protein MAQQKQPTMTAANTRRILNVYGDLPDIRDRMYEPALVKLDPTVDNREPRLVLDQGREGACTGFGLAAVINLLNKRRGTPSFKASARMLYEMAKKHDAWPGEDYAGSSCRGAIRGWMNMGVCSERSWPYAAGTADNRLTVQRAREARHNTLGAYYRLRPEITDYHAAINEVGAVYVSAKVHSGWNRPRSEDGKKLALIKPSRNETGGHAFAIVGYMADGFIVQNSWGPDWGDKGFALWLYEDWLASIMDGWVFRLALPTAQIFNLQPSREQLPGAAEEAKSPAPERHEIAGHFVHFDDGHYKPKGDYWSNSDDVRQTAERLASAENDKYGHLMIYAHGGLNSPEASARRVRALKDGFKRNGIYPYHIMYDTGLVEEVKDVVKRALGLAEKRVGGFSDFWDGIIEDMARKPVTPIWEEMKRDARLPFEVGGDGSDAITAFATALADTGKSIHLVGHSTGGILLGHLLDALDRLGRPDIVASCSLMAPACTIDFYKEHFRPRLGGGDAGRVRLPVMKVYNLSEKLEEDDTVASAYRKSLLFLVSRALERSREKPVLGMRVYSKRLRGKRVPTFIYSDGDGKKSASTTHGGFDNDANTMNDILKTIVGGKPKQPFDAEELTGF from the coding sequence ATGGCGCAGCAGAAACAACCGACGATGACGGCCGCCAACACGCGGCGCATTCTCAATGTTTATGGCGATCTCCCTGACATTAGGGATCGCATGTATGAGCCGGCCCTGGTGAAACTGGATCCCACGGTCGACAACCGGGAGCCCAGGCTGGTTCTTGATCAAGGTCGCGAAGGCGCCTGTACGGGTTTCGGGCTTGCCGCGGTGATCAACCTGCTGAACAAGCGCCGCGGCACGCCCAGCTTCAAGGCAAGCGCGCGGATGCTCTACGAAATGGCCAAGAAGCACGACGCCTGGCCCGGCGAGGACTATGCGGGGTCAAGCTGCCGCGGCGCCATACGCGGCTGGATGAACATGGGCGTGTGCAGCGAACGAAGCTGGCCCTATGCAGCGGGTACCGCCGACAACCGCTTAACCGTCCAGCGCGCGCGCGAGGCGCGCCACAACACGCTCGGCGCCTATTACCGCCTCAGGCCGGAGATCACCGACTACCACGCCGCGATCAATGAAGTCGGTGCCGTCTATGTATCCGCCAAGGTGCACAGCGGCTGGAACCGGCCACGATCGGAGGACGGCAAGAAACTGGCGCTGATCAAGCCAAGCCGCAACGAGACCGGCGGCCACGCCTTCGCCATCGTCGGCTACATGGCCGACGGTTTCATCGTACAGAACTCGTGGGGGCCCGATTGGGGCGATAAGGGGTTTGCGCTCTGGCTCTATGAGGATTGGCTTGCCAGCATCATGGACGGCTGGGTCTTCCGTCTGGCTCTGCCGACGGCGCAGATCTTCAACCTGCAGCCAAGCCGCGAGCAGCTGCCCGGCGCCGCCGAGGAGGCCAAGAGCCCGGCGCCGGAACGCCACGAGATCGCCGGCCACTTCGTCCATTTTGACGACGGCCATTACAAGCCCAAAGGCGACTATTGGAGCAACAGTGACGATGTCCGCCAAACCGCGGAACGTCTGGCGTCGGCGGAAAACGACAAGTACGGCCACCTGATGATCTATGCCCATGGCGGCCTCAACAGCCCGGAAGCCTCGGCGCGACGGGTGCGCGCGCTGAAGGACGGATTCAAGCGCAACGGCATCTATCCCTATCACATCATGTACGACACGGGCCTGGTCGAGGAGGTGAAGGACGTGGTGAAGCGGGCCCTGGGTCTTGCCGAGAAACGGGTGGGCGGCTTCTCCGACTTCTGGGACGGCATCATCGAAGACATGGCGCGAAAGCCGGTCACGCCGATCTGGGAAGAGATGAAGCGCGACGCCCGTTTGCCGTTCGAGGTCGGCGGCGACGGCAGCGATGCGATCACCGCGTTCGCAACGGCACTCGCGGACACGGGCAAGTCGATCCACCTGGTCGGCCACAGCACCGGCGGTATCCTACTCGGCCATCTGCTGGACGCCCTAGACCGCCTGGGGCGTCCCGACATCGTCGCCTCGTGCAGCCTGATGGCGCCGGCCTGCACGATCGACTTCTATAAGGAACACTTCCGGCCGCGGCTCGGCGGCGGCGACGCCGGTCGCGTACGCCTACCGGTCATGAAGGTCTATAACCTGAGCGAGAAGCTGGAAGAGGACGACACGGTCGCCTCGGCCTATCGCAAGTCGTTGCTCTTCCTCGTCTCCCGCGCGCTCGAAAGGTCACGCGAGAAACCGGTCCTGGGCATGCGGGTCTATTCAAAGAGACTGCGCGGCAAGCGGGTGCCGACGTTCATCTATTCCGATGGCGACGGCAAAAAAAGCGCCAGTACGACCCATGGCGGCTTCGACAACGATGCCAACACCATGAACGACATCTTGAAGACGATCGTGGGCGGCAAACCGAAGCAACCGTTCGATGCCGAAGAGTTGACGGGGTTTTAG
- a CDS encoding ArsI/CadI family heavy metal resistance metalloenzyme, which translates to MKLHISMQVEEFDKAVDFYSGLFGQEPTISKDSYAKWDVDDPNVNFVVEALGNDVRVDHLGIQAESEDELKTIANRMRESGRPYLDLENTTCCYASMEKAWVKGPAGEKWEAFFTHGHDEQDYGEDREHLLDVM; encoded by the coding sequence ATGAAACTGCACATTTCCATGCAGGTTGAAGAGTTCGACAAGGCCGTCGACTTCTATTCGGGACTGTTCGGCCAAGAACCGACCATATCCAAGGACAGCTACGCGAAGTGGGACGTCGACGACCCGAACGTCAACTTCGTCGTCGAAGCCTTGGGCAACGACGTCCGCGTCGACCATTTGGGCATTCAGGCTGAGTCCGAAGACGAGCTGAAAACCATTGCGAACCGCATGCGCGAGTCGGGGCGCCCCTATCTGGATCTGGAAAACACCACCTGCTGCTACGCCAGCATGGAGAAGGCGTGGGTCAAGGGCCCGGCCGGGGAGAAGTGGGAAGCGTTCTTTACGCACGGCCACGATGAGCAGGACTACGGCGAAGACCGCGAACATCTGCTGGACGTGATGTAG
- a CDS encoding SDR family oxidoreductase, whose amino-acid sequence MANVQDNGRLAGKNAVITGGAAGMGRAASLLFAKEGAAVTILDVQADDGRATVADIEQSGGQATFVEADVSNADDVTHGFDAAVATFGEIGVLFSHAGTIIVQPLHETDEADYDRLMAINAKSSFLSCREAIRHFLRTGTHGSIVITSSIGGEKGFALESVYCVSKGAVLQLARSISSEYRTQGIRCNAVCPGFVETAHGLREIKELDALGETWEDASLADSQIRICDPDEVAAAALFLASDEASFVNGTALYVDNGWFAKG is encoded by the coding sequence ATGGCGAACGTTCAAGATAATGGAAGACTGGCGGGCAAGAACGCCGTCATCACCGGCGGCGCCGCCGGCATGGGCCGCGCTGCATCCCTGCTGTTCGCGAAGGAGGGCGCTGCAGTGACCATCCTTGACGTGCAGGCCGATGACGGTCGCGCGACAGTCGCGGACATCGAGCAGAGCGGCGGCCAGGCCACGTTCGTTGAAGCCGATGTGTCCAATGCCGACGACGTCACACACGGTTTCGACGCCGCCGTAGCGACGTTTGGTGAGATAGGCGTTCTTTTCAGTCACGCCGGGACGATCATCGTCCAACCGCTCCACGAGACCGATGAGGCCGACTATGACCGCCTGATGGCGATAAACGCCAAGTCGTCGTTTCTGAGCTGCCGCGAAGCCATTCGGCACTTCTTACGCACCGGTACGCACGGCTCGATCGTTATCACGTCGTCGATCGGTGGCGAGAAGGGGTTCGCCCTGGAGAGCGTCTACTGCGTGTCGAAAGGCGCCGTTCTGCAGCTGGCGCGATCGATCTCCAGCGAGTACCGCACACAGGGCATTCGTTGCAACGCCGTGTGTCCGGGCTTTGTCGAAACGGCGCACGGTCTGCGCGAGATCAAAGAACTGGATGCGCTAGGCGAGACTTGGGAAGACGCGTCGCTTGCTGATTCACAGATTCGAATCTGCGACCCCGATGAAGTGGCAGCTGCTGCCCTGTTCCTGGCGTCGGACGAGGCCAGTTTTGTCAACGGCACAGCGCTTTATGTCGACAACGGCTGGTTTGCCAAAGGTTAG
- a CDS encoding Nif11-like leader peptide family RiPP precursor: protein MTVESLKAFVAQARDDNEIKEAIRTATSPDDIVALGAKAGHQFSTDELMSTEIELAKDDVSSITVRRVGFRVHPFGSKHWFGWK from the coding sequence ATGACGGTGGAAAGCTTGAAAGCGTTTGTCGCGCAGGCCCGCGACGATAATGAGATCAAGGAAGCGATCCGCACCGCAACCTCGCCGGACGACATCGTGGCGCTGGGTGCAAAGGCCGGTCATCAATTCTCGACCGACGAGTTGATGTCGACCGAGATCGAATTGGCCAAAGACGATGTCTCGTCGATCACAGTTCGGCGCGTAGGCTTCCGCGTGCATCCGTTCGGCAGCAAACATTGGTTCGGCTGGAAGTAG
- a CDS encoding carboxymuconolactone decarboxylase family protein: MSFLSQHFPAFTSALSELDKVYDEHRTIDDKTDELIRFALSVKARSQPCVLKHFKGAIDAGANEYDLAYILALVMREAAGADDCWTHDVIGDWSEVISGKRGCGCG, encoded by the coding sequence ATGTCATTTCTGTCCCAGCACTTCCCTGCGTTCACCAGTGCGCTCAGCGAACTCGACAAGGTCTATGACGAACACCGGACTATCGACGACAAGACGGATGAGCTGATCCGCTTCGCTCTGTCGGTCAAGGCGCGATCGCAGCCTTGTGTGCTCAAGCATTTCAAAGGCGCGATTGATGCCGGCGCGAACGAGTATGACCTCGCCTATATCCTGGCGCTGGTGATGCGAGAAGCGGCGGGCGCGGACGACTGCTGGACGCATGACGTCATTGGCGATTGGAGCGAGGTTATCTCCGGCAAACGCGGCTGTGGCTGCGGTTAG
- a CDS encoding metalloregulator ArsR/SmtB family transcription factor yields the protein MGALADQWAKLRHLSTRDDELSLEEAAQAFAAAGSEPRLEVLRDLIRAGEDGLSIGVIQNRLGMPGSTLSHHLRFLTSAGLVEQEKSGRTVVNRANFARIESLAAFLLHECCFEDPAYAPDDTEGARYGCAPKKSKNS from the coding sequence ATGGGTGCTCTGGCTGACCAATGGGCGAAGCTGCGCCACCTGTCGACCCGCGACGACGAGCTCTCCCTTGAAGAGGCCGCGCAGGCGTTTGCGGCCGCAGGCTCGGAGCCGCGGCTGGAGGTCCTAAGAGACCTTATCCGCGCCGGCGAGGACGGTTTGTCAATCGGCGTCATCCAAAACCGACTGGGCATGCCAGGCTCGACGCTGTCGCACCACCTGCGCTTCTTAACGTCCGCAGGATTGGTCGAGCAGGAGAAGTCGGGCCGCACGGTTGTCAACCGCGCCAACTTCGCCCGTATCGAATCACTCGCCGCGTTTCTGCTTCACGAGTGTTGCTTCGAGGATCCCGCCTACGCGCCCGACGATACGGAAGGTGCGCGCTACGGCTGCGCACCGAAAAAATCGAAGAACTCATAG
- a CDS encoding VOC family protein has translation MKRIHMGVVVEDFDKSLKFYTDFFDAEPTLLKDGYARWMLDDPRVNFNINVQGPAPGIDHVGIQVESDTDVAEAGARLRDAGYLAKDDNESNCGYAEQTKVWVSDPQGVVWETFHSKKPLEDYGENDLPDELISELRTGAGATAS, from the coding sequence ATGAAACGAATCCACATGGGTGTTGTCGTTGAAGACTTCGATAAGTCGCTCAAGTTTTACACCGATTTCTTTGATGCCGAACCGACGCTGCTGAAGGACGGCTACGCGCGCTGGATGCTTGATGATCCGCGCGTCAACTTTAACATCAATGTGCAGGGTCCTGCCCCGGGGATCGATCATGTCGGTATCCAGGTTGAGAGCGACACCGATGTTGCTGAAGCCGGCGCGCGTCTGCGCGATGCAGGCTATCTGGCCAAGGACGATAACGAATCCAATTGCGGTTACGCCGAGCAGACCAAGGTTTGGGTCTCCGATCCGCAAGGCGTCGTGTGGGAGACCTTTCACTCGAAGAAGCCGCTTGAGGATTACGGCGAGAACGATCTGCCGGACGAACTCATCAGCGAACTGCGCACCGGAGCCGGCGCGACGGCGAGCTAG
- a CDS encoding DMT family transporter, translated as MKAQRSGPASLATIGLLLLMGAAWGLEFSMLKLAAEAGFPGTGVLLITLALVALVFSAIVTIQRTWFRPTREVVVFLFVIAMLGYVLPLLAALWAAPYVPAGIMTLIASFTPVVSVACALALRSEHVSWRRATAVLLGMAAALLVLVPESQLPQWGNVIWLLVVFVVPLTYGIESVYVSVAWPKNLTPMQVAAGQSVVALLTMLPIHLVLGEPIPWDPEWPIGQLAILVVAACLLVEVLLYFLIISRTGGVLVNFSLYISLFAGIAWGWVIFGERHDAHVWIAVVALAVGLTFTLPPRKKKPAP; from the coding sequence GTGAAAGCGCAACGCAGCGGGCCAGCCTCGCTCGCAACCATCGGGTTGCTGCTGTTGATGGGGGCGGCCTGGGGGCTCGAGTTCTCGATGCTGAAGCTTGCCGCCGAGGCTGGTTTTCCCGGTACCGGCGTGTTGCTGATCACCCTTGCCCTTGTCGCCCTCGTCTTTTCGGCGATCGTCACGATCCAGCGAACATGGTTTCGGCCGACACGCGAGGTCGTCGTATTTCTGTTCGTGATCGCGATGCTGGGCTACGTGCTGCCGCTCCTGGCGGCACTGTGGGCTGCGCCCTATGTGCCCGCGGGCATCATGACGTTAATCGCGTCGTTCACACCGGTTGTGTCGGTGGCGTGTGCGCTGGCGTTGCGCAGCGAGCACGTCTCCTGGCGGCGCGCGACCGCCGTCCTGCTGGGCATGGCCGCCGCCCTGTTGGTTCTGGTGCCGGAGAGCCAGCTGCCGCAATGGGGCAACGTCATCTGGTTGCTGGTCGTCTTTGTTGTGCCGCTCACCTATGGCATCGAGTCCGTCTACGTCTCGGTCGCATGGCCGAAGAACCTGACACCCATGCAGGTCGCGGCCGGTCAGTCGGTCGTCGCGCTGCTCACGATGCTGCCGATTCACCTCGTCCTCGGCGAACCCATACCGTGGGACCCCGAATGGCCGATCGGCCAACTCGCCATCCTGGTTGTCGCCGCCTGCCTGCTCGTCGAGGTGTTGCTCTACTTCCTCATTATCAGCCGCACCGGCGGCGTGCTTGTGAACTTCAGCCTCTATATCTCGCTCTTCGCCGGCATTGCCTGGGGCTGGGTCATCTTCGGCGAGCGGCACGACGCCCATGTCTGGATCGCCGTCGTGGCGCTGGCCGTCGGGCTCACGTTCACGCTGCCGCCACGCAAGAAGAAGCCTGCGCCGTGA
- a CDS encoding YifB family Mg chelatase-like AAA ATPase produces MVAHVTTVALAGIQAVPVEVQVSVAGGMPSFAIVGLADKAVAESRERVRAALGAVALALPPKRITVNLAPADLVKEGSHYDLPIAVGLMVALGALPADAAEEHLVLGELGLDGRISPVAGVLPAAIAAGRVEKNLICPAANGSEAAWAGAVDVVAPDHLLALVNHLKGNQVLAPPEPRLADDTVDVPDLIDVKGQETAKRALEVAAAGGHNLLMIGPPGAGKSMLAQRLAGILPPLAPEEALETSLIASVAGELAGGRVSRRRPFRDPHHSASMAALVGGGLKAKPGEAALAHNGVLFLDELPEFQRQVLDALRQPVETGQCVVARANHHVTYPARFQLIAAMNPCRCGTGINCTRGPRCAAEYQARISGPMLDRIDLYVEVAEVAAADLALPPPAEGSAEVARRVAAARAIQASRYADTPEVRVNARADGQVLEAAAKPDDAGQQLLSEATDRLRLSARGYHRVLRVARTIADLAGADRVGRVHLAEALSYRRIVQER; encoded by the coding sequence ATGGTTGCGCACGTGACGACGGTGGCCCTGGCGGGCATCCAAGCGGTGCCGGTGGAGGTCCAGGTCTCCGTTGCCGGCGGCATGCCGTCCTTTGCCATCGTCGGGCTGGCCGATAAGGCGGTCGCGGAGAGTCGGGAGAGGGTGCGCGCCGCGCTTGGCGCCGTCGCGTTGGCGCTGCCGCCCAAACGCATCACCGTCAACCTGGCGCCGGCCGATCTGGTCAAGGAAGGCAGCCACTACGATCTGCCCATCGCCGTCGGCCTGATGGTCGCCCTGGGCGCCTTGCCCGCCGATGCCGCGGAGGAACATCTGGTCCTCGGCGAACTGGGTTTGGATGGGCGGATCAGCCCAGTCGCCGGCGTGCTGCCCGCCGCCATCGCCGCCGGCCGGGTCGAGAAGAACCTGATCTGCCCGGCAGCCAACGGCTCGGAAGCCGCCTGGGCAGGGGCCGTCGACGTCGTCGCGCCCGATCACCTGCTGGCCCTGGTCAATCACCTCAAGGGCAACCAGGTTCTGGCGCCGCCGGAACCCCGGCTTGCCGACGACACGGTCGACGTCCCCGACCTCATCGACGTCAAAGGCCAGGAGACGGCCAAGCGGGCGCTGGAGGTTGCGGCTGCCGGCGGCCACAACCTCTTGATGATCGGCCCGCCGGGCGCCGGCAAGTCGATGCTGGCCCAGCGCCTTGCCGGCATTCTGCCGCCGCTGGCCCCGGAAGAGGCGTTGGAAACCAGCCTGATAGCCTCGGTCGCCGGTGAACTGGCGGGCGGGCGTGTCAGCCGGCGCCGGCCATTCCGCGATCCCCACCATTCCGCCAGCATGGCGGCGCTGGTCGGCGGCGGCTTGAAGGCCAAGCCGGGCGAGGCGGCGCTGGCCCATAACGGCGTTTTGTTCCTGGACGAGCTGCCGGAGTTCCAGCGCCAGGTCCTGGACGCGCTGCGCCAGCCGGTCGAGACCGGCCAGTGCGTGGTCGCGCGCGCCAACCATCACGTCACCTACCCCGCGCGGTTCCAGCTGATCGCCGCCATGAACCCCTGCCGCTGCGGCACCGGCATCAACTGCACGCGCGGGCCGCGTTGCGCCGCTGAGTATCAGGCGCGCATCTCCGGTCCCATGCTCGACCGCATCGATCTCTATGTCGAGGTGGCGGAGGTCGCCGCCGCCGACCTCGCCCTGCCGCCGCCCGCCGAAGGCTCGGCCGAGGTCGCCCGCCGCGTCGCCGCCGCGCGCGCCATTCAGGCCAGCCGTTACGCCGACACACCGGAGGTCCGCGTCAACGCGCGCGCCGACGGTCAAGTGTTGGAAGCTGCCGCCAAGCCCGACGACGCGGGCCAGCAGCTCTTGAGCGAGGCCACCGACCGCCTGCGCCTATCCGCGCGCGGCTACCACCGCGTCCTGCGCGTCGCGCGCACCATCGCCGACCTGGCCGGCGCCGATCGGGTCGGCCGCGTGCATCTGGCCGAAGCGCTCAGCTACCGGCGTATTGTGCAGGAGCGGTAG
- a CDS encoding tetratricopeptide repeat protein — MNDVSRLEQAGDVTSALAASRHLALQVPDRAEAARLAIDVALRANRRQAADTLVKTLRAKSSNSLAAAYAATYVHFRRDRVTAARKAAADLIERFPTNLRGAQLLAEIATAQDDWAGAIDVLKAVLQHHRQDARIHQQLAGLCWRTGEFEEVVTFARQAKDLGLDAAANTRLLGAALSQLNRHDEAVDVLREAHAVDPDHFETLALLSVARVGMADVDGAMADVERALDLQPFSIRETPSADGQRPFTVLALENGSPALYVRSDFANYHLQNFISYLASPGLRIAHTPVTSNSVSRLAASELHPDVIVNNVVVGEIFDDAVLQHHRNIMELYGDVPVVNPPEAVIHCERVENSRRFEGESGFIFPKTRHVNLDVMAFDDVLTLVETEFDWPILLRPPYTDEGIGMSLVDNADSLREQIEAIELKNCLIIQYHECRSLEGVGHQYRGLVIGDIAYVDRVNSFLDFQSHDNLRREAVWQKRGFDKIEQAFLADPDSALGFDYKTVFAPIIERTPLDIFGFDFSITRDGRPIVFEVNASMNLFNKANAAWSPYLQDHYQFLNDVVVDYLRSRANAASTD; from the coding sequence ATGAACGACGTGAGCCGGCTGGAACAGGCAGGTGATGTTACGTCCGCGCTTGCCGCATCGCGCCATCTGGCGTTGCAAGTCCCAGACCGGGCCGAAGCCGCGCGCCTGGCCATCGACGTCGCACTGCGCGCCAACAGACGTCAAGCCGCCGACACCCTCGTCAAGACACTGCGGGCGAAGAGCTCCAATAGTCTCGCGGCCGCTTATGCGGCGACCTATGTCCACTTTCGACGTGACCGCGTAACCGCGGCGCGCAAGGCGGCCGCGGATCTTATCGAACGTTTTCCGACGAACCTGCGTGGCGCACAGTTGCTGGCGGAGATTGCTACCGCACAGGACGATTGGGCCGGGGCGATCGACGTTCTCAAGGCCGTGCTGCAGCACCATCGTCAGGATGCTCGGATCCACCAGCAGCTCGCCGGTCTCTGTTGGCGTACCGGCGAGTTCGAGGAGGTTGTCACGTTCGCGCGGCAGGCAAAGGATCTGGGCCTCGACGCCGCAGCCAACACGCGCCTGCTCGGCGCGGCGCTCAGCCAGCTGAACCGGCACGACGAAGCCGTCGATGTTTTGCGTGAAGCCCATGCCGTCGATCCCGACCACTTCGAGACCCTGGCGCTTTTGTCAGTCGCGCGTGTCGGCATGGCCGACGTCGATGGCGCGATGGCGGATGTCGAGCGCGCGCTGGACCTTCAACCGTTCAGCATCAGGGAAACGCCATCGGCCGATGGCCAGCGACCGTTTACCGTGCTTGCGCTGGAGAACGGTAGCCCGGCGCTCTATGTACGCAGCGACTTCGCCAACTACCATCTGCAGAACTTCATCTCCTATCTCGCATCGCCGGGCTTGCGCATCGCGCATACGCCGGTGACGTCGAATAGCGTGTCGCGCCTGGCAGCGTCGGAACTGCATCCGGATGTCATCGTCAACAATGTTGTCGTCGGCGAGATTTTTGACGACGCGGTGCTTCAGCATCACCGCAACATCATGGAGCTCTATGGCGACGTACCTGTCGTCAATCCACCTGAGGCCGTGATCCATTGTGAGCGGGTGGAGAACAGCCGACGGTTCGAAGGTGAGAGCGGGTTCATCTTTCCGAAGACGCGCCATGTCAATCTCGATGTCATGGCGTTCGACGACGTCTTAACTCTGGTCGAGACAGAGTTTGATTGGCCTATTCTGCTTCGCCCGCCCTACACGGACGAAGGCATCGGCATGAGTCTCGTTGACAATGCGGACTCCTTGCGCGAACAGATCGAGGCGATCGAGCTCAAGAACTGCCTCATCATCCAGTACCACGAGTGCCGCAGCCTGGAGGGTGTCGGGCACCAATACCGTGGCCTGGTGATTGGCGATATCGCCTACGTCGATCGCGTGAACAGCTTTTTGGACTTCCAGTCTCACGACAACCTGCGCCGCGAAGCCGTCTGGCAGAAGCGTGGGTTCGACAAGATCGAACAGGCTTTCCTTGCCGATCCCGACAGCGCCCTGGGTTTTGATTACAAGACCGTCTTCGCGCCAATCATCGAGCGCACACCACTCGACATCTTCGGGTTCGATTTCAGCATCACGCGCGATGGCCGTCCCATTGTGTTCGAGGTCAACGCGTCGATGAACTTGTTCAACAAGGCCAACGCCGCGTGGTCGCCCTACCTGCAGGACCACTATCAGTTCTTGAACGACGTGGTCGTCGACTATCTGCGCAGCAGAGCGAACGCGGCGTCGACAGACTGA
- a CDS encoding tetratricopeptide repeat protein — MRVDEVLKLEAGGKIADAVKAARSLAVENPDRAEIARLAIDMALRGNKEQAAETVVKALRSKHADSLAAGYVTAYVHLRRGRLEAARKAVDKLSARFPTSTFAALLFADICAAQSDYENAIAKLEAVVSRHGGDGPLHHRLAGLYWRSARLEEAAEAAQQARDLGMTQTANARLLGAALCQLERYGEAVPILHEADESEPGHFDTMALLSVARCGAGDSAGATVDVERALDLKPFSVRAPTGLDDGSGLTVLVPEFASAAFFMRADFAQYQEHNFIAYLTAPDLRVVHAPVTAGTAKRLARSGLRPDIIVNNLTVKELVHDETQEHYQTVIDNFDGVPVVNPIDRVLECGREENYRKFESETDFIFPKTRPLSADAKTLDAVVEEIETHFTWPVLLRPTHTNIGEGMDLIDGPDGLRDRMNLIGRKDHFVIQYHECRNEDGVGRQYRASIVDGEFLGDKANTHVDYQSHNDFRQEAVWFEQGYDKPERAYLADPSGALGFDVYERFASLFAKTPLDIYGIDFAINREGRPVVFEANAAMNLYDLKNVRWTPYHKEYHDNFQRTVARYLRGRAA, encoded by the coding sequence TTGCGTGTTGACGAGGTCCTGAAGCTTGAGGCCGGTGGCAAGATCGCGGATGCGGTGAAGGCCGCGCGGAGTCTCGCGGTTGAGAACCCGGACCGGGCCGAGATCGCGCGTCTAGCCATCGACATGGCATTGCGCGGCAACAAGGAGCAAGCGGCCGAGACGGTCGTGAAGGCACTGCGTTCGAAGCACGCGGACAGCTTGGCTGCGGGCTATGTGACGGCCTATGTCCATCTTAGACGCGGCCGTCTGGAGGCCGCCAGGAAAGCGGTCGACAAGCTCTCAGCACGGTTTCCCACGAGCACGTTCGCAGCCCTTTTGTTCGCCGATATCTGCGCTGCTCAATCAGATTACGAGAACGCGATCGCGAAGCTTGAGGCTGTGGTGTCACGCCATGGTGGCGACGGTCCTCTGCATCATCGTCTGGCCGGTCTCTATTGGAGGAGCGCCCGACTGGAGGAAGCGGCGGAGGCGGCGCAGCAGGCGCGCGATCTCGGCATGACCCAGACAGCGAATGCGCGTCTTCTGGGAGCGGCACTCTGCCAGTTGGAAAGGTATGGTGAAGCGGTGCCCATACTGCACGAAGCAGATGAATCCGAGCCCGGCCACTTCGATACCATGGCCTTGCTGTCAGTGGCGCGGTGTGGCGCGGGTGACAGTGCCGGTGCCACGGTCGACGTCGAACGCGCGCTTGACCTCAAGCCGTTCAGCGTCCGCGCGCCCACTGGCCTGGATGACGGATCGGGCCTGACCGTGCTGGTGCCCGAATTTGCCAGCGCGGCGTTTTTCATGCGCGCGGACTTTGCTCAGTACCAGGAGCATAACTTCATTGCCTACTTGACGGCGCCGGACCTGCGCGTGGTGCACGCCCCTGTTACAGCGGGGACGGCCAAGCGTTTGGCGAGATCCGGACTTCGTCCGGACATCATCGTCAACAACCTGACGGTCAAGGAACTCGTCCACGACGAGACCCAGGAGCATTACCAAACCGTTATCGACAACTTCGACGGTGTTCCTGTCGTCAATCCGATTGATAGGGTTCTCGAATGCGGACGGGAAGAGAACTACCGTAAGTTCGAGAGTGAGACAGACTTCATTTTTCCCAAGACCCGGCCGTTGTCGGCTGACGCCAAGACATTGGACGCAGTCGTGGAAGAGATCGAAACCCACTTCACGTGGCCGGTACTGTTGCGCCCGACGCACACCAACATCGGTGAAGGCATGGATCTGATCGACGGTCCCGACGGGTTGCGCGACAGAATGAACCTGATCGGACGCAAGGACCATTTCGTCATTCAATATCACGAATGCCGCAACGAGGATGGGGTGGGTCGCCAATACCGCGCATCGATCGTTGACGGCGAGTTCCTGGGCGACAAGGCGAACACCCACGTTGACTACCAGTCCCATAACGACTTCCGCCAGGAGGCGGTCTGGTTCGAACAGGGCTACGACAAACCGGAACGGGCGTATCTGGCCGATCCGTCCGGTGCGCTCGGCTTCGACGTCTACGAGAGGTTCGCCAGCCTATTCGCCAAGACACCCTTGGACATCTATGGCATCGACTTCGCGATCAATCGCGAGGGCCGGCCGGTCGTCTTCGAGGCCAACGCGGCCATGAACCTCTATGACCTGAAGAACGTCAGGTGGACGCCCTATCACAAGGAATACCACGACAACTTTCAACGCACTGTGGCGCGCTATCTGCGCGGCAGAGCCGCGTGA